One region of Fragaria vesca subsp. vesca linkage group LG4, FraVesHawaii_1.0, whole genome shotgun sequence genomic DNA includes:
- the LOC101306622 gene encoding inositol oxygenase 1-like: MTILIEQQQQQQPEFGVEVGGGKEVIVDEKELVLDGGFLVPHTNSFGQTFRDYDAEGERQPSVEKFYKINHIHQTYDFVQRMRKEYSKLNRVEMSIWECCELLNEVVDESDPDLDEPQIEHLLQTAEAIRKDYPNEDWLHLTGLIHDLGKVLLLPCFGELPQWAVVGDTFPVGCAFDESNVHHKYFKENPDYNNPAYNTKHGVYSDERCGLNNVLMSWGHDDYMYLVAKENKTTLPSAGLFVIRYHSFYALHTAGAYKHLMNEEDVDNLKWLHVFNKYDLYSKSKVRVDVEKVKPYYLSLIEKYFPTAKLRW; the protein is encoded by the exons ATGACCATCCTCATTGAGCAGCAGCAGCAGCAGCAACCTGAGTTTG GAGTTGAAGTTGGAGGAGGGAAGGAGGTTATTGTCGATGAGAAAGAATTGGTCTTGGATGGTGGATTTTTGGTGCCACATACCAACTCATTTGGACAAACTTTTAG GGATTATGATGCAGAAGGTGAGAGGCAACCAAGTGTGGAGAAATTCTACAAGATCAATCACATTCACCAGACTTATGACTTC GTCCAGAGAATGAGAAAAGAGTACAGCAAATTGAACAGGGTGGAGATGAGCATATGGGAATGCTGTGAACTTCTCAATGAGGTTGTAGACGAGAGTGATCCGGACTTGGATGAACCTCAGATTGAGCATTTGTTGCAAACAGCTGAAGCCATTAGAAAGGACTATCCCAATGAAGATTGGCTACACTTGACTGGCCTTATCCATG ATCTTGGGAAGGTGCTTCTTCTTCCTTGCTTTGGGGAGCTTCCTCAATGGGCTGTTGTAG GTGACACTTTCCCAGTCGGTTGTGCTTTCGACGAATCCAATGTTCACCATAAG TACTTCAAGGAGAACCCCGACTACAACAATCCGGCTTACAACACTAAACATGGGGTTTACTCTGATGAGAGGTGTGGACTCAACAACGTACTGATGTCATGGGGGCATGATGACTACATGTATCTG GTGGCCAAAGAGAACAAGACAACTCTACCTTCAGCAGGTCTTTTCGTCATTAGATACCACTCGTTCTATG CTTTACACACAGCAGGAGCCTACAAGCACTTGATGAATGAAGAGGATGTCGACAACTTGAAGTGGCTTCATGTATTCAA CAAGTATGACCTTTACAGCAAGAGCAAAGTTCGGGTTGATGTTGAGAAGGTGAAGCCGTACTATCTCTCACTCATAGAAAAG TACTTCCCAACTGCCAAGCTAAGATGGTGA